ATCAAATTCAGGAGAAGATGGTGAACTTCAAATAGGGTAGAAGCCTATGTGGTGTTGATTTCAATGCAAAAGTTTACATTTTTTTAGCTAATGTTATATATGTACCCCACACGGTTGACTGACGGTGTGTGTGAAGTTGACAACCATGGAACTGCTGTTAATATTATAATATGTACCCCACACggttgactgactgtgtgtgtaaagttgACTTCAGACAACTATGGAATCGGTCCCCATACATAACATATACCACAGTCAAGTGTGATTGTAATAGTTAGAAATGATATTAGATGATATCAACCGTGGGTTATATTTACAAAGGTGACCACCTCTTACTTTAGGTATAGACTGTTGCTTTTAAATTCTTTTACACATGTATTACAATAGGTCTACTGTATATATCAAAGTAttgctacaaacatgttcacCCTTAACTTAATTATGTTTGTACTCTTGTTTAGgatgatgttgttgatgttgagagCACATATCAAGGAGAGGACCccaacacaatcattgtagcACATCCTGATGTGGTTGAATTCCCTCAAACAGATCTGAAGGTAACTAAATCagtgtattttctttattctcctttggaaatagaattgAGCTGTTCTGTTGCAGATAATGTGCCATCACAAATTGACCttaggtttatttatttatgaattaAGTGTTGGTCAGTGAGCTAAGGTTATCTTAGGTACAGTGTTTTTTAGACATATTTTATTCCCCAGGCTAGATGATCAAATTGAGGAGAAGATGGTGAACTTCAAATAGGGTAGAAGCCTATGTGATGTTGATTTCAATGCAAAAGTTTACATTTTTttagctaatgttatacatgtACCCCACACggttgactgactgtgtgtgtgaagttgacCACCATGGAACTGCTGttaatattaaaatatgtaCCCCACACggttgactgactgtgtgtgtaaagttgACTTCAGACAACTATGGAATTGGTCCCCACACATAACATATACCACAGTCAAGTGTGATTGTAATGGTTAGTAGTGATATTAGATGATGTCAACCATGGGTTATATTTACAAAGGTGACCACCTCTTACTTTAGGTATAGACTATTGCTTTTAAATTCTTTTACACATGTATTACAATAGGTCTATATATATCAAAGTGTTGCTATGAACATGTTCACCCTTCACTTAATTATGTTTGTACTCTTGTTCTTGCTTGTTCTTACTCttgtaaattatatttatactcCCTGCTCGCAGCGTTTCTTTgagggggcagctgtggcctactggttagcgctttggacttgttacCGTGGGGTTgacggttcgatccccgaccattaggcacggctgaagtgcccttgagcaaggcacctaacccctcactgctccccgagcgccgcagttgttgtaggcagctcactgcgctgggattagtgtgtgttcaccgTGTGCTGAGtgaaccaaatttccctcacctATTGTTATACAATTTAGTAGATTAATTTAGCATCTGATTTCCTAGGTTCAACAAATTCAAATCCAACTTAAGTTGGTTGAGTACTCAAGCTCTGAAGAAGAAACCAGTGACACGGATCATGTCAGTTGCTCTCGCCAGATTATTGAAGATGAAATCTGTCACAAGGTAATGCATTTACTTTTAATGACTTATATACTGTCATTTATTCAGCTTCTCTTTTTGTGACAGTCTATAGTGATCGTATTTGTTTGCCTTTGTATGTTAACATATGTGTGCTTGTTTTCATGTCCAGAGTGATGCTTTTGAGTTCTGTAATGCAAGTGATGACTCCAGCACAGTCAATGCAGCACATCCTGCTGTACTTGAGTTCACCCAGACAGATCTGCAGGTAAGGAACCAAGCGTATACTAGATTTGTGCACTTGGTTAGTACTTTCTGACTTCTTTAggatatatttgtattttacctTAATGTGGTATTAAACCTACCTACCTTCCTAAccgacacgctcttaagagggttttctacgattcatcttacgatcgttcgtttggtttttccgactgtttcccgaacatgctcgtagcgtgaacgcgcatgcactgctcttaagatgctcttaaggggagctgtccacgttaatagttctgaaatatcctctgatttgacggtgatgtcaggtgactgcacgtcacagctataggcctaccatttaaacttcggatctacacattaattcacatcaatacgaaaatagaaacactttgacatctgcatgtaaggatcccaagtaggttatataccacacagagacataaataattgtaattattttaagattagattgttgcaccatgcaataatttttcacggtgccacttaagaacacgtttgaagataagaaagatgtcgagtaagaaagagaggaaatgtgtaggcttagattttgatgcagtaggctacagactaaaccacatgttgctttctctgctttttacctcataggcctaataaaatattcacttagcaaagataatgtcaaactattctggcaacgtctcgttttataacttgattgcatttttgtccgcttttcatcacattttatgaccattaaatgtaggctatgctgttttgcgcgctaaaatctgattcatcacaagtaaacacaataaagaatgggaacgtaaattggattatgtattctaagttgtaattcctctgtatgtcctgttggtgacctcagtgataagtaactgttaagacgctcttagccggtaacgagtactctggagcactcgtagatctacgagtgttttcacgatgctcttaagctacgatggtttcgggaaacagttggcaaatcttaagacgttcgtaagagggactttacgacgctcttaggcttaagatgctttcggggaagtgggccctggcCTCTATTTcagaccggcctttaacccaaacctgtagccacaccAGGCGTTTAAAAGACACAGGCGTCTATTTGGGACTcggctattatttgaagttttatggTATACAATCTCTTATTTTAAGGAAGGGAGATTACAacttaacattttgttttttagaaTACAGAAAGATCATATGATGAAGATTATGTCCCTAAACTGAGAAGAACAAAAAGCATTGTGGTAAAAACATAAAGAAATTACCCTCATTTTATGTGTCAGCCACACTACAAACCTAAGAATAATTTTgttttatctgttttattttaagatgacaactGACATCCCACCCATAACAAATGATCTATTTGATACTGATGACTCCTGCCCTGACAGTGAAGAAGAATATGTTCCTAAAAGTAGTGATGAAAGTTCAGAAAGTAGCTGTGAAATATCAATCTGTCAAagtcacacaaacaaaaagagaATATCAGGAAAAGAGAGTATGACACATGATGGAGAAGAGGGGAGTGAGACACATGGCATAAACAGAGAGGAGAGTATGGCACACTCTGATATAAACAAACAGAAGAATACACCCCAaaattcagagagagaggacaatatACAAGTATTTGTCTCAGCTGTCGTCAaaaaatgtgacaaaaaaagacTGTATGATAAAAGGCAGCACTGCTTGTTCTGTAAAAAACCTTTTACAAAAATATCCAAGCATTTAGAACGGAAGCATCAAAATGAAATCGAGGTGGCAAGGGCTGTGAGCTATCCAAAAAATTCAAAAGACAGACGCATGCAGCTTGAGTACCTGCGGAAAAAAGGTAATTGGGTGCACAACACGGAAGTTATGCGAACAGGGAAAGGAAGTCTTGTTGCTTGTAAAAGACCAAATGAAGAAGCTAACGGCAATGAATTTGTCCACTGTTCCTTCTGCTTCGGCCTTTTCACCAGAAAAGTATTATGGCGACATGTGAAGACATGTGGTTTCAAACCACCCGATGTCAAGCCCAGACCAGGGAAGAACAGAGTTCTTTCTTTATGTGCTTTGACACCTGCTCCTGCTGGTATAACTACTGGCCTGTGGAAAGTAATGAGCCACATGAATCAAGACAGAGTTTCACTTGCAGTTAAAGGTGATGAGTTGATAATGGAAAATGGACAGCACCTGTACAACAGATTAGGCAGTGATAGGGCAAAGCATGAACACATTCGACAAAAAATGAGAGAATTGGGTAGACTTATACTCAGTGCAAGAGAGGTCACATCTCTAAGGAGCATTTCGGAAATGATGACACCAACCACCTTTATGCAGACTGTCTTAGCTGTAAAACATGTTAGTGGCTATAATCAGGAAAGTAATACATACAAAATCCCAACTCTTCCGCTAAAATTGGGACAAAGTTTGGCtaaaatttcagaacttttggAAAGTAAAGCCTTGGTTAATGGTGATGCAGAGACTGCTACCGAAGCCAGAAATTTCCGTCAGGTATATTATGCCAAATGGAATGAACTGGTTTCAGCATCAGCCTACAGAACACTGGAGGAAGGCAAATGGAATGCACCACTATTGCTTCCTCTCACAGAGGATGTTAAAAAACTGCATTCGTATCTGgatgagaaggagaaagagtacCGTGATGGCTTATCATTAGAATCGTCTACAACTAACTGGTCAAAGCTTGCTCAGGTCACACTTGCAAAAGTAATACTTTTTAATCGTCGACGAGAAGGAGAGGTTTCCAAGATGCTGCTCTCCAGTTTTTCTCAGAGAGACAGGTCAAAACCAAATGATGATCTTAATGCAGCACTTTCAGAACTGGAACAAAAACTATGTAAACACTTCCAAAGACTGGAAATACGAGGGAAGCGAGGCCGGAAAGTGCCCGTTTTGTTGACTCCAGACATGGTACAGTCACTGGAACTTCTGGTGGAAAAGAGAGACGAATGTGGGGTGGAGAAAGACAATCCATACCTCTTCTCACGTCCATGTGCTATGACATACTTTCGGGGCTCAGAGTACATCAATCATTTTGCCCACACCTGTGGAGCTAAACATCCAGAGAATCTCTCCTCTACTAAATTGCGCAAGCATATTGGCACACTTTCTAAGGTTTTGAACCTGTCAAACACAGAACTAGACCAATTGGCAGATTTTTTAGGACACGACATACGTATTCATAGGCAGTTTTACAGGCTTCCAGAGGGGACCTTGCAGCTCGCAAAGATTAGCAAGGTCCTTATGGCCCTTGAGACAGGACGTCTCTGTGAGTTCAAAGGGAAAAGCTTGGAAGACATTAACATTGATCCAGATGGTAAGATTCAAAAACGTGGTAACactacttgacgggtgagttcattcatagcagctgtcataaactgcacataaagcattcatgactgtttcatgagacatgactcaacattcataccaaaccttttatgaatgtggaagacagaacgacgacaacttgtcaaactaaaagtccaacaatctcAAAGGTAAACTAGcatacattcagctgacccatatttgtgtaacctggataccattcatttaatctctccagcctttgtaaatatttcatgaatattttatgaagtctacatcgaatgtcactttactaagttgtgaagtatttgtaatcactgagtttaacattgggaggtaaactagcctatattcagctgacccgtatttatgtaacctggaacggttggacattcccagtagcaaaagatgagatcatctgcaaaggttacatcataaaacaaaacattttaatgaaacaaaaattatttgcctgaccatgttctgtctttttggcactggagtagcccactGACTCACATGTGACGTGATTAGGTAAAAGGTTTGAGaaaaaaaacggcaatgctgctttgcgattgttggacttttattttgacaagttgtcgtcgctctgtcttccacattcatgaaaggtttggtatgaatgttgagtaatgtctcatgaaactgtcatgaatgctttatgtacagtctatgacagctgctatgaatgtgttatgaactcacccgtcaagtaaattGTTACCAAAAACGTTTTTGCAACAGATCTGTACTAATTCATAACATGAATTCAATTTTTGATTTCCAAAGACAGTTTGGGGTTTTGTAGCATGTTCTGTGTCTGTTACTTAACAGTGGTCTAGTAGTGACATACAAATCAGTGGCCATGTGAACTGATTCTTAAGCTATGAGAAGAGAGGCCTGTTGCTCATTGTCTAGAAACGTGAAGGGCTCATTGCCTCTTTAAAGATATACGTTGTGATCTCAGCTATAGATGTAAGACTGCTCGATTTAATTTGTTAAACATCATTGTTAAGTTTATTAACATTGATCATTTTCTGTTACTCCTTTACAGAAAGAGTTGAGGATGACGGACAGAGTGAGCTACATGATAACTCTGGAGGTAgagacttatttatttattttatgtgcTCCTTTTAtgttaaattgaattgaatgttaAATAACATAAAACTGTTGTTAATTAAGTTTATAATATAATTTCCCCTAATGTATTTATAGAGCAAGTTCAGGATGATGGACACAGTGCATTGGATGATGAGTCTGAAGGTAGATGATTTATGACTGGTGGGATGAAACTACATTTTATGTGCTCCTTCCAtgttaaattgaattgaattgaattgaattgaattgaatgttaAATTAGACAAATCTCTGCTTAATTACCGTTTTTCTGGACTATAAGttgcatcagtcaaaaaatgcgtcatgaacaGGGAAAAAACATATCTGTAtatatttccctcacgggatcaaaagagtgtatatatgtCATTGGCGGTCCGTGAGTTCAGTGGTTAGGCCTTCAATGATGACTATTTTCtgactattttctctctcttacgcGAGTCTGTGTAGCACTAGAATCTTCGTTGCACAAACAATTTATGTTCCGATTGCTTACTTGGTTAACAGATCATCCTCAGCAGCAAAGTAGGCtgctaggctatttatttaccaCCCATATTCACAAGTAGTCACAGTCACAGGGTTCATTCAGGTCTCCATCCTCGGCAGTATTACTTTTGTTCTCCAATCCAATTACAATCTGCTATTCTGGACATTCTGTTTCACCGT
Above is a genomic segment from Alosa sapidissima isolate fAloSap1 chromosome 4, fAloSap1.pri, whole genome shotgun sequence containing:
- the LOC121706875 gene encoding uncharacterized protein LOC121706875 isoform X2; this translates as MLAVCHVTHSCNLIGQHSRAMKEVYSWMKKTIPHVGRHLELTENMRRSKRRHRDPVAEGIHYISLSADRPELTAKYINSVKGRGVFSQTYFEKGDFLVEYRGEIISFDECQRRKRIYHAALQVYLFEFKVNGKKYCIDAARDDNSFGRLVNDDHLNPNSRMTRITVKGEPHLCLFAIRQIQPGEEITYNYGDMDWPWREKSDDLALQSPDKVDDSGCVEAAHAATVDYCKVDLQDDVDVESTYQGEDPNTIIVEHPAVVEFSQTDLKDDVVDVESAYQGEDPNTIIVAHPDVVEFPQTDLKDDVVDVESAYQGEDPNTIIVAHPDVVEFPQTDLKDDDVDVERAYQGEDPNTIIVARPDVVEFPQTDLKDDDVDVERAYQGEDPNTIIVAHPDVVEFPQTDLKDDDVDVERAYQGEDPNTIIVAHPDVVEFPQTDLKDDVVDVESTYQGEDPNTIIVAHPDVVEFPQTDLKVQQIQIQLKLVEYSSSEEETSDTDHVSCSRQIIEDEICHKSDAFEFCNASDDSSTVNAAHPAVLEFTQTDLQNTERSYDEDYVPKLRRTKSIVMTTDIPPITNDLFDTDDSCPDSEEEYVPKSSDESSESSCEISICQSHTNKKRISGKESMTHDGEEGSETHGINREESMAHSDINKQKNTPQNSEREDNIQVFVSAVVKKCDKKRLYDKRQHCLFCKKPFTKISKHLERKHQNEIEVARAVSYPKNSKDRRMQLEYLRKKGNWVHNTEVMRTGKGSLVACKRPNEEANGNEFVHCSFCFGLFTRKVLWRHVKTCGFKPPDVKPRPGKNRVLSLCALTPAPAGITTGLWKVMSHMNQDRVSLAVKGDELIMENGQHLYNRLGSDRAKHEHIRQKMRELGRLILSAREVTSLRSISEMMTPTTFMQTVLAVKHVSGYNQESNTYKIPTLPLKLGQSLAKISELLESKALVNGDAETATEARNFRQVYYAKWNELVSASAYRTLEEGKWNAPLLLPLTEDVKKLHSYLDEKEKEYRDGLSLESSTTNWSKLAQVTLAKVILFNRRREGEVSKMLLSSFSQRDRSKPNDDLNAALSELEQKLCKHFQRLEIRGKRGRKVPVLLTPDMVQSLELLVEKRDECGVEKDNPYLFSRPCAMTYFRGSEYINHFAHTCGAKHPENLSSTKLRKHIGTLSKVLNLSNTELDQLADFLGHDIRIHRQFYRLPEGTLQLAKISKVLMALETGRLCEFKGKSLEDINIDPDERVEDDGQSELHDNSGEQVQDDGHSALDDESEEQVEDGGHSVLDDESEGDGPPLKKQTLAASPLYTCNKSKKGSKGKTETDLKTKRGTRSCKVRRPFMRKMWQAEEIHAVEKHMMNFIKTCRVPGKSDCDTCLKSEPLHLKARDWKAIKFYVKNRIDALKKMK
- the LOC121706875 gene encoding uncharacterized protein LOC121706875 isoform X4, giving the protein MLAVCHVTHSCNLIGQHSRAMKEVYSWMKKTIPHVGRHLELTENMRRSKRRHRDPVAEGIHYISLSADRPELTAKYINSVKGRGVFSQTYFEKGDFLVEYRGEIISFDECQRRKRIYHAALQVYLFEFKVNGKKYCIDAARDDNSFGRLVNDDHLNPNSRMTRITVKGEPHLCLFAIRQIQPGEEITYNYGDMDWPWREKSDDLALQSPDKVDDSGCVEAAHAATVDYCKVDLQEDDVDVESTYQGEDPNTIIVEHPAVVEFSQTDLKDDVVDVESAYQGEDPNTIIVAHPDVVEFPQTDLKDDVVDVESAYQGEDPNTIIVAHPDVVEFPQTDLKDDDVDVERAYQGEDPNTIIVARPDVVEFPQTDLKDDDVDVERAYQGEDPNTIIVAHPDVVEFPQTDLKDDDVDVERAYQGEDPNTIIVAHPDVVEFPQTDLKDDVVDVESTYQGEDPNTIIVAHPDVVEFPQTDLKVQQIQIQLKLVEYSSSEEETSDTDHVSCSRQIIEDEICHKSDAFEFCNASDDSSTVNAAHPAVLEFTQTDLQNTERSYDEDYVPKLRRTKSIVMTTDIPPITNDLFDTDDSCPDSEEEYVPKSSDESSESSCEISICQSHTNKKRISGKESMTHDGEEGSETHGINREESMAHSDINKQKNTPQNSEREDNIQVFVSAVVKKCDKKRLYDKRQHCLFCKKPFTKISKHLERKHQNEIEVARAVSYPKNSKDRRMQLEYLRKKGNWVHNTEVMRTGKGSLVACKRPNEEANGNEFVHCSFCFGLFTRKVLWRHVKTCGFKPPDVKPRPGKNRVLSLCALTPAPAGITTGLWKVMSHMNQDRVSLAVKGDELIMENGQHLYNRLGSDRAKHEHIRQKMRELGRLILSAREVTSLRSISEMMTPTTFMQTVLAVKHVSGYNQESNTYKIPTLPLKLGQSLAKISELLESKALVNGDAETATEARNFRQVYYAKWNELVSASAYRTLEEGKWNAPLLLPLTEDVKKLHSYLDEKEKEYRDGLSLESSTTNWSKLAQVTLAKVILFNRRREGEVSKMLLSSFSQRDRSKPNDDLNAALSELEQKLCKHFQRLEIRGKRGRKVPVLLTPDMVQSLELLVEKRDECGVEKDNPYLFSRPCAMTYFRGSEYINHFAHTCGAKHPENLSSTKLRKHIGTLSKVLNLSNTELDQLADFLGHDIRIHRQFYRLPEGTLQLAKISKVLMALETGRLCEFKGKSLEDINIDPDERVEDDGQSELHDNSGEQVQDDGHSALDDESEEQVEDGGHSVLDDESEGDGPPLKKQTLAASPLYTCNKSKKGSKGKTETDLKTKRGTRSCKG
- the LOC121706875 gene encoding uncharacterized protein LOC121706875 isoform X3 translates to MRRSKRRHRDPVAEGIHYISLSADRPELTAKYINSVKGRGVFSQTYFEKGDFLVEYRGEIISFDECQRRKRIYHAALQVYLFEFKVNGKKYCIDAARDDNSFGRLVNDDHLNPNSRMTRITVKGEPHLCLFAIRQIQPGEEITYNYGDMDWPWREKSDDLALQSPDKVDDSGCVEAAHAATVDYCKVDLQEDDVDVESTYQGEDPNTIIVEHPAVVEFSQTDLKDDVVDVESAYQGEDPNTIIVAHPDVVEFPQTDLKDDVVDVESAYQGEDPNTIIVAHPDVVEFPQTDLKDDDVDVERAYQGEDPNTIIVARPDVVEFPQTDLKDDDVDVERAYQGEDPNTIIVAHPDVVEFPQTDLKDDDVDVERAYQGEDPNTIIVAHPDVVEFPQTDLKDDVVDVESTYQGEDPNTIIVAHPDVVEFPQTDLKVQQIQIQLKLVEYSSSEEETSDTDHVSCSRQIIEDEICHKSDAFEFCNASDDSSTVNAAHPAVLEFTQTDLQNTERSYDEDYVPKLRRTKSIVMTTDIPPITNDLFDTDDSCPDSEEEYVPKSSDESSESSCEISICQSHTNKKRISGKESMTHDGEEGSETHGINREESMAHSDINKQKNTPQNSEREDNIQVFVSAVVKKCDKKRLYDKRQHCLFCKKPFTKISKHLERKHQNEIEVARAVSYPKNSKDRRMQLEYLRKKGNWVHNTEVMRTGKGSLVACKRPNEEANGNEFVHCSFCFGLFTRKVLWRHVKTCGFKPPDVKPRPGKNRVLSLCALTPAPAGITTGLWKVMSHMNQDRVSLAVKGDELIMENGQHLYNRLGSDRAKHEHIRQKMRELGRLILSAREVTSLRSISEMMTPTTFMQTVLAVKHVSGYNQESNTYKIPTLPLKLGQSLAKISELLESKALVNGDAETATEARNFRQVYYAKWNELVSASAYRTLEEGKWNAPLLLPLTEDVKKLHSYLDEKEKEYRDGLSLESSTTNWSKLAQVTLAKVILFNRRREGEVSKMLLSSFSQRDRSKPNDDLNAALSELEQKLCKHFQRLEIRGKRGRKVPVLLTPDMVQSLELLVEKRDECGVEKDNPYLFSRPCAMTYFRGSEYINHFAHTCGAKHPENLSSTKLRKHIGTLSKVLNLSNTELDQLADFLGHDIRIHRQFYRLPEGTLQLAKISKVLMALETGRLCEFKGKSLEDINIDPDERVEDDGQSELHDNSGEQVQDDGHSALDDESEEQVEDGGHSVLDDESEGDGPPLKKQTLAASPLYTCNKSKKGSKGKTETDLKTKRGTRSCKVRRPFMRKMWQAEEIHAVEKHMMNFIKTCRVPGKSDCDTCLKSEPLHLKARDWKAIKFYVKNRIDALKKMK
- the LOC121706875 gene encoding uncharacterized protein LOC121706875 isoform X1: MLAVCHVTHSCNLIGQHSRAMKEVYSWMKKTIPHVGRHLELTENMRRSKRRHRDPVAEGIHYISLSADRPELTAKYINSVKGRGVFSQTYFEKGDFLVEYRGEIISFDECQRRKRIYHAALQVYLFEFKVNGKKYCIDAARDDNSFGRLVNDDHLNPNSRMTRITVKGEPHLCLFAIRQIQPGEEITYNYGDMDWPWREKSDDLALQSPDKVDDSGCVEAAHAATVDYCKVDLQEDDVDVESTYQGEDPNTIIVEHPAVVEFSQTDLKDDVVDVESAYQGEDPNTIIVAHPDVVEFPQTDLKDDVVDVESAYQGEDPNTIIVAHPDVVEFPQTDLKDDDVDVERAYQGEDPNTIIVARPDVVEFPQTDLKDDDVDVERAYQGEDPNTIIVAHPDVVEFPQTDLKDDDVDVERAYQGEDPNTIIVAHPDVVEFPQTDLKDDVVDVESTYQGEDPNTIIVAHPDVVEFPQTDLKVQQIQIQLKLVEYSSSEEETSDTDHVSCSRQIIEDEICHKSDAFEFCNASDDSSTVNAAHPAVLEFTQTDLQNTERSYDEDYVPKLRRTKSIVMTTDIPPITNDLFDTDDSCPDSEEEYVPKSSDESSESSCEISICQSHTNKKRISGKESMTHDGEEGSETHGINREESMAHSDINKQKNTPQNSEREDNIQVFVSAVVKKCDKKRLYDKRQHCLFCKKPFTKISKHLERKHQNEIEVARAVSYPKNSKDRRMQLEYLRKKGNWVHNTEVMRTGKGSLVACKRPNEEANGNEFVHCSFCFGLFTRKVLWRHVKTCGFKPPDVKPRPGKNRVLSLCALTPAPAGITTGLWKVMSHMNQDRVSLAVKGDELIMENGQHLYNRLGSDRAKHEHIRQKMRELGRLILSAREVTSLRSISEMMTPTTFMQTVLAVKHVSGYNQESNTYKIPTLPLKLGQSLAKISELLESKALVNGDAETATEARNFRQVYYAKWNELVSASAYRTLEEGKWNAPLLLPLTEDVKKLHSYLDEKEKEYRDGLSLESSTTNWSKLAQVTLAKVILFNRRREGEVSKMLLSSFSQRDRSKPNDDLNAALSELEQKLCKHFQRLEIRGKRGRKVPVLLTPDMVQSLELLVEKRDECGVEKDNPYLFSRPCAMTYFRGSEYINHFAHTCGAKHPENLSSTKLRKHIGTLSKVLNLSNTELDQLADFLGHDIRIHRQFYRLPEGTLQLAKISKVLMALETGRLCEFKGKSLEDINIDPDERVEDDGQSELHDNSGEQVQDDGHSALDDESEEQVEDGGHSVLDDESEGDGPPLKKQTLAASPLYTCNKSKKGSKGKTETDLKTKRGTRSCKVRRPFMRKMWQAEEIHAVEKHMMNFIKTCRVPGKSDCDTCLKSEPLHLKARDWKAIKFYVKNRIDALKKMK